The region AACGCCAGCGGGCGGCCCGGCCAGCCGAGCTGCCAGCGGATGAGTAGTGCCAGCAGCCCGCCGAAGAGCAGCATAAAGAGGCTGGTAAAGAGAAACTGAATCCCGATCGTCTTGTGATCGGTCGAAAAAATATACTTCCGAACAAAACTTGGTGATTGAGTGATTGGGTGATTGGGTGATGGAGTCATGTCACTCATTGGCCGCTGTTTTCAGCCATGTCTGAAACGCCTCGAGAGGCTCAATCGTGAGGAATCCCCGCATCCGGTAATGCCCCAGCCCGCATAACTCCGCGCAGACAATCTCATACTGGCCCGGCCTGGTCGCCGACACCCACATGCGGGTCGTGATCCCGGGCACCGCGTCCTGCTTCATGCGGAACTGCGGCACAAAAAAGCTGTGGATGACATCTTTCGACTTCAGGTGAAAGAGCACCGTGCGGCCCAGGGGAATATGCAGCTGATTGATCGTCAGGACGTCATCCGCCGTGTTGAATTGCTCATCCGCTCCGGGATAACGGACATTCCACGCGAATTGCTCGCCGGTCACTTCGACCTGCAGATCCGGCGGCGGAGGGGCGCCCCGCACCTGCGCCCACACCCGCTGGCTATGCATGGCGAGCCACACCATGATGGCAGCAGGAATCGCGGTCCACACCGCTTCGATGAGCAAATTGCCGTGGGTGTAATAGGCGGGTTTTCCCGGCCGCCGCCGGTAGCGGATCAGGAACGCCACTAAG is a window of Candidatus Omnitrophota bacterium DNA encoding:
- the coxB gene encoding cytochrome c oxidase subunit II, whose protein sequence is MTPAVRVWLPDAVTTTAPAIDQLFYVVLWLTGIVFVLVQATLVAFLIRYRRRPGKPAYYTHGNLLIEAVWTAIPAAIMVWLAMHSQRVWAQVRGAPPPPDLQVEVTGEQFAWNVRYPGADEQFNTADDVLTINQLHIPLGRTVLFHLKSKDVIHSFFVPQFRMKQDAVPGITTRMWVSATRPGQYEIVCAELCGLGHYRMRGFLTIEPLEAFQTWLKTAANE